One part of the Glycine soja cultivar W05 chromosome 11, ASM419377v2, whole genome shotgun sequence genome encodes these proteins:
- the LOC114376299 gene encoding zinc finger A20 and AN1 domain-containing stress-associated protein 8-like: MDHDKTGCQAPPEGPILCINNCGFFGSAATMNMCSKCHKDMLLKQEQAKLAASSIGNIMNGSSSSTEKEPVVAAAAANVDIPVIPVEPKTVSVQPLFGSGPEGSGEAKLKDGPKRCSSCNKRVGLTGFNCRCGDLFCAVHRYSDKHNCPFDYRTAARDAIAKANPVVKAEKLDKI; the protein is encoded by the coding sequence ATGGACCATGACAAGACTGGGTGCCAAGCTCCTCCTGAAGGTCCTATATTGTGCATCAACAACTGTGGATTTTTTGGAAGTGCAGCTACCATGAATATGTGTTCTAAATGCCACAAAGACATGTTGCTGAAACAGGAGCAGGCCAAGCTTGCAGCATCATCCATTGGGAATATTATGAATGGGTCTTCAAGCAGCACTGAAAAGGAACCTGTTGTTGCCGCTGCTGCTGCTAATGTTGATATCCCAGTTATTCCAGTAGAGCCTAAAACTGTCTCTGTGCAACCTTTATTTGGTTCAGGTCCAGAAGGGAGTGGTGAGGCAAAGCTGAAGGATGGACCAAAACGCTGCAGCAGCTGCAACAAGCGAGTTGGTTTGACAGGGTTTAATTGTCGATGTGGTGACCTTTTTTGTGCTGTACATCGCTACTCAGACAAGCATAATTGCCCATTTGATTACCGCACTGCTGCTCGGGATGCCATAGCTAAAGCAAACCCAGTTGTCAAGGCTGAGAAGCTTGATAAGATCTAA